The DNA sequence TCGACATCGGCGGCGGCGCGTCGGCCGAGGTCATGGCGGCCGGGCTGGACGTCATCCTCAACGACACCGACGTGAAGAGCGTCTTCGTCAACGTCTTCGGCGGCATCACCGCCTGCGACGCGGTGGCGACCGGCATCGTCGAGGCCCTGAAGATCCTGGGCGACGAGGCCAGCAAGCCGCTGGTCGTCCGGCTGGACGGCAACAACGTCGTCGAGGGTCGCAAGATCCTGGCCGACGCGAACCACCCGCTGGTCACCGTGGTGGACACAATGGACAACGCGGCCGACAAGGCTGCCGAGCTCGCCGCGGCAGGTGCGTGAGATGTCGATCTTCCTGAACGAGAACAGCAAGGTCATCGTGCAGGGGCTCACCGGCTCCGAGGGCATGAAGCACGCGACCAAGATGCTGAAGTCCGGCACGAACATCGTGGGTGGCGTCAACGCCCGCAAGGCCGGCCAGACCGTCACCATCGAGGGCAAGGACCTCAAGGTCTTCGGCACGGTCGAAGAGGCCATCAAGGAGACCGGCGCCGACGTGTCGGTCATCTTCGTGCCGCCGAAGTTCGCCAAGGACGCGGTCCTCGAGGCGATCGACGCCGAGATCCCGCTGGCCGTCGTCATCACCGAGGGCATCCCGGTGCACGACTCGGCCTACTTCTGGGCGCACGCGGTCGCGAAGGGCGGCACGACCCGGATCATCGGGCCGAACTGCCCCGGCGTGATCAGCCCCGGCAAGTCGAACGCCGGCATCATCCCGGCCGACATCTCCGGCCCGGGCCAGATCGGCCTCGTGTCGAAGTCCGGCACGCTGACCTACCAGATGATGTACGAGCTGCGGGACATCGGCTTCTCCACCGCGGTCGGCATCGGCGGTGACCCGATCATCGGCACCACGCACATCGACGCCCTCGAGGCGTTCGAGGCGGACCCCGACACCAAGGTCATCGTGATGATCGGCGAGATCGGTGGCGACGCCGAAGAGCGCGCCGCGGCCTACATCAAGGACCACGTGACGAAGCCGGTCGTCGGTTACGTCGCGGGCTTCACCGCGCCCGAGGGCAAGACGATGGGCCACGCGGGCGCCATCGTCTCCGGTTCCTCCGGCACGGCCGCCGCCAAGAAGGAGGCCCTCGAGGCCGCCGGCGTCAAGGTCGGGAAGACCCCGAGCGAGACCGCCGTCCTGGCGCGTGAGCTGTACAACAACCTCGGCTGATTCCGAGGAGTAACTCCTGGTGAGGCCGGGCACCCTCCGGGTGTCCGGCCTTTCCTGGTTTCCGGACGAAACCTCCCGAGGTATTCACGCGTCTGATGGGCTGGTGGCCTGCGAGTGCGCTAGCGTTCTGCGCACACAAGCCGCCTCGTCTTTCCCGGGCGCCCTCGTGCCCCGGAGTGCCGGTCGAACCGACAGGAGTGCATCCCGATGACCTTCCCCAGCGGTGGGCCTGGCTACCCCCAGCAGGGTGGCGGCCAGCAGCCCCCCGGACCCCCGCCTCCCGGCGGCTTCCAGCAGCAGCAGCAGCAACACCAGCCGCCGCACTCGCACCAGGCGGCGTCGGGCCTCTCCGGCCTCCCGCAGAACCTGCCGCTGCTGCTCGCGCTCGTCGTCGCGGTCCTCGGCCTCGTCCAGTACTTCCTGGGCTTCTCCGACAACGCCGACCTCGGGCTCGGCACGACGTTCCTGCTGGCCGGCGGCCTGCTCGCCGGGATGCACGCCCTGCCGAGGGGGCCGCGGACCCTGCCGTTCGCCGCGTTGTTCAGCGTTCTCGGCACCCTCGAGGTCCTGGACACGCTGGTCTCGCTGCAGAACACGCCGGGCCTCGTCATCGTCGTGCTGATCCTGGCGATCCTGCAGATGCTCGGCGCGGTCGGCGCGCTGCTCATCGAGTACGACGTCGTCAAGCCGCCGGCACCGAAGCCCGCCGCGCCCTCCTACGGCGGCCAGTACGGCCAGCCGGGCGGGCAGCAGCAGTTCGGCCAGGGCGGACCGCAGGGCGGGCCCCAGTACGGCCAGCAGCAGCCGGGCCCGGTCTCTTCGACGGGTGAGCCGTCGGCGCCGTTCCCGCAGCCGGGCCAGTACGGCTCGCCGAACCCGCCGTCCACCACACCGCCGCCGCAGGCCACGACGTACGCCCCGATGCAGGGCCAGTTCTTCCAGCAGCCGCCGTCGGACAACCCGGGCACACCGCCGGGGGGATTCGGCAAGTCGAGCTGACGCGAACCGCTCGAAAACACCCGCTGTGACGCTCCGTGTCACAGCGGGTGTTTTGCACCCGGGGGTTACCCGACCGGGTGGGTTAGTTTCGCCACGCAGGCCGGAGGCGGCGTGGCTCACCCGTCCGGACCAGCCCGGATGTCAGGGTGCGGATCATGGACCTGCTCACCCGCGACCCCCGCGAAGAGCCGGTGAGCGACTTCGAAGCCGACGTCGTACCCACCGGTGCGGCGCGGGTGCGGGTGTTGCTCGCGGCCGCGCTCGGCCCGCTGGTCACCGGCTACGCCGTCGTCGCCACCGTGCTGACCCTGGTCACGCTCACCGCCGAGCGCACCGTCTTCTCCGGCTTCGGCGTGCTGCTGGCCGCCGCGCCCGGCTGGCTCGCCGCGCACCAGGTGCGCCTCGGCATCGGCGGGCACCCGCTCGGCCTGCTGCCGCTGCTGCCGACCCTCGGCGCGGTCGCGCTGGCCGCGCGGACGGCGTCCGGCGCCGCCCAGCGGCTGGGCTGCCGCTCGCCGCGTGAGGCGCTGCCGGTGTTCGTCACGATCACCGGCGCGCACGCGGTGTTCGGGCTCGTCATCGCGGTCTGCGCGCAGGGCTCGCCGGTGACGGCGAACCCGCTGGTCGCCTGCGCCGTGCCCGGGCTGCTCGCCGCCGCGGCCTCGGCCGTGGGCATCGCCGCGTCCTGCGGGCTGCCGGACTTCGTCGCCGAGCGCCTCGACCCGATGGCGCTGCGCGGGATCCGGGCCGGCGCGCTGGGCCTCGCGCTGCTGCTGGCCTGCGGGGCCGCGGTCTTCACCGTCGCGACCGCGGCGTCCTGGTCGACCGTGGCCGACATGTACGAGCCCGGCCTCGGCAACAGCTTCGGGCTCTTCCTGCTTTCCGCGCTGTACCTGCCCAACGCCGTGACGGCGTCGCTCTCGTTCGTCACCGGCCCCGGGTTTTCGATCGGCCCTCTGAACGTCGGGATGTTCGGCTACCGCGGCGGCACCGTCCCCGGCGTCCCGATCCTCGGCGGGCTGCCCGAGCACGCGAGTGCCTGGTGGCCGGCTCTGCTGGTGCTGCCGGCCGCGACCGGGGTGCTGGTCGGCTGGTCGCTGCGCAAGGTCGACGCCGACCCGGCCCAGCGCATCCGCACGGTCGCGGTCGCCGGCGCGGTGGTCGCGCTCGGCTGCGTCCTGCTGGGCACGTTGTCCGGCGGCCGGCTCGGCGACGGCCCGTTCGACCCGGTGAATGTGCCGGTCGGGGTCGCCTCGGTGGTCGCGTTCTGCTGGATCGTCATCCCGGGCGCCTTCACGGCGTTCTTCGCGGGCGAGCACGAGCCGCCCGCGCCGCCGGAAGCCCTCGAAGACAACGAAGCGTTCGAGGACGCCGAAGACGTCGACGCCGACGAAGCAGCCGAAGCGCTCGAAGACTTCGAAGACGTCGAAGAGTCCGAAGAGGACGAAGAAGGTCCGGACGAGGAAGACGCCGAGTTCGAAGCCGAGGCGGACGCCGAACTCGGCTTGGACGAAGCGGCGCTTTCACGTGAAAGTGACGCCTCCGAGGACCCGTCGCTTTCCCGGGAAAGTGCCGCCGAGCACGACGAGGCTGTGACCGGAGGCACCGAGACCTGCGGCGACGTCGAGCCGGGCGAGGCCGACCGTTAGGGTTGAGACGACCTGGTGAAGCGCCGTGCGCCCTGGCTGCGCACCGCTCGGCGGCAAGGAGCCTGCTCTGTCTCAACGGTTGGAGCTGCCCACTCCGGTGAAGCTCGTCGTGCTCGCGTCGGGCTCCGGCACCCTCCTGCAGGCGCTGCTGGACGCCACCGGCCGGTCGGGTTTCCCGGCCAAGGTCGTCGCCGTCGGCGCCGACCGCACCGGCATCGAGGCCCTGACCCGCGCGGAACGCCTGAGCATCCCGGCGTTCACCGTCCGCGTGGCCGACCACCCCGACCGCGCCGCCTGGGACAAGGCGCTGGCCGAGGCCGTCGCGGCCTACCAGCCCGACCTGGTCGTCTCGGCCGGGTTCATGAAGATCCTCGGCGAGGAGTTCCTCGGCCGGTTCACGGTGCTCAACACGCACCCGGCGCTGCTGCCGTCGTTCCCCGGGATGCACGCGGTGCGCGACGCGCTCGCCGCCGGCGTGAAGGTCACCGGCTCGACCGTGCACTTCGCGGACGCCGGCGTCGACACCGGGCCGATCATCGCCCAGGAGGCGGTCGTCGTGGACAACGACGACGACGAAGACGTCCTGCACGAACGGATCAAGGCCGTCGAACGCAGGCTGCTGGTGGAAACGATCGAGCGACTCGGCCGCGGTGGCTGCACCGTGGACGGACGAAAGGTGACATTTCGTGAGCACTGACCTGGGACGGCGTCCGGTCCGCCGGGCGCTGATCGGCGTCTCGGACAAGGCCGGCCTCCTGGACCTCGCGGCCGGCCTGCACGCGGCCGGCGTCGAGATCGTGTCCACCGGCGGCACGGCGAAGGCCATCGCCGACGCGGGTGTCCCGGTCACGCCGGTCGAGCAGGTCACCGGGTTCCCGGAGTCGCTGGACGGCCGCGTCAAGACGCTGCACCCGAACGTGCACGCCGGGCTGCTCGCCGACCAGGGCAACCCCGGCCACGTCGAGCAGCTGAGCACGCTCGGGATCGCGGCGTTCGACCTGCTGGTCGTCAACCTGTACCCGTTCACCCAGACCGTCGCGTCCGGCGCGAGCCCAGAGGACTGCGTCGAGAACATCGACATCGGCGGCCCGGCGATGGTCCGCGCGGCGGCGAAGAACCACGGCAGCGTCGCGGTCGTCGTCGACCCCGCCCGCTACGGCTGGGTGCTCGAGCGCGTCGCCGACGGCGGGTTCGAGTTCGCCGACCGCAAGCGGCTCGCGGCCCAGGCGTACGCGCACACGGCGGCCTACGACACGGCCGTCGCGTCGTGGTTCGCCAACGTCTACGCCCCCGATGAGGACAGTGTCGACTCCGGCTTCCCGGACTTCACCGGCGCCACCTGGGAGCGCGCCGACGTCCTGCGCTACGGCGAGAACCCGCACCAGAAGGCCGCGCTGTACAAGAGCCAGGCCCCGGGCCTGGCGCACGCCGAGCAGCTGCACGGCAAGGCCATGTCCTACAACAACTTCGTCGACACCGACGCCGCCCGGCGCGCCGCGTTCGACTTCGCCGAGCCCGCCGTCGCGATCATCAAGCACGCCAACCCGTGCGGCATCGCGGTCGGTACCGACATCGCCGAGGCGCATCGCAAGGCGCACGCCTGCGACCCGGTTTCGGCGTACGGCGGTGTCATCGCGACGAACCGGCCGGTCAGCCGCGAGGCCGCCGAGCAGATCGCCGACGTCTTCACCGAGGTCGTGCTCGCGCCGGACTTCGACGCCGAGGCGCTGGAGATCCTGCAGCGCAAGAAGAACATCCGGCTGCTCAAGCTGCCGGCGATCGACCGGCCGTCGCCGATCGAGTTCCGCCCGATCTCCGGCGGCGTGCTGGTGCAGACCGTCGACGCGATCGACGCGCCGGGCGACGACCCGGCGTCGTGGACGCTGGCCACCGGCACCGCGGCCGACGAGCAGACCCTGCGCGACCTCGAGTTCGCGTGGCGCTCGCTGCGCGCGGTGAAGTCGAACGCGATCCTGCTGGCCGCCGACGGCGCGACCGTCGGCGTCGGCATGGGCCAGGTCAACCGGGTCGACTCGTCGCGGCTGGCCGTCTCGCGCGCGGGTGATCGCGCCAAGGGCTCGGTCGGCGCGTCGGACGCGTTCTTCCCGTTCCCGGACGGCCTGGAAGTGCTGGTCGAGGC is a window from the Amycolatopsis sp. NBC_00355 genome containing:
- a CDS encoding DUF5336 domain-containing protein, coding for MTFPSGGPGYPQQGGGQQPPGPPPPGGFQQQQQQHQPPHSHQAASGLSGLPQNLPLLLALVVAVLGLVQYFLGFSDNADLGLGTTFLLAGGLLAGMHALPRGPRTLPFAALFSVLGTLEVLDTLVSLQNTPGLVIVVLILAILQMLGAVGALLIEYDVVKPPAPKPAAPSYGGQYGQPGGQQQFGQGGPQGGPQYGQQQPGPVSSTGEPSAPFPQPGQYGSPNPPSTTPPPQATTYAPMQGQFFQQPPSDNPGTPPGGFGKSS
- the sucD gene encoding succinate--CoA ligase subunit alpha — its product is MSIFLNENSKVIVQGLTGSEGMKHATKMLKSGTNIVGGVNARKAGQTVTIEGKDLKVFGTVEEAIKETGADVSVIFVPPKFAKDAVLEAIDAEIPLAVVITEGIPVHDSAYFWAHAVAKGGTTRIIGPNCPGVISPGKSNAGIIPADISGPGQIGLVSKSGTLTYQMMYELRDIGFSTAVGIGGDPIIGTTHIDALEAFEADPDTKVIVMIGEIGGDAEERAAAYIKDHVTKPVVGYVAGFTAPEGKTMGHAGAIVSGSSGTAAAKKEALEAAGVKVGKTPSETAVLARELYNNLG
- a CDS encoding cell division protein PerM: MRIMDLLTRDPREEPVSDFEADVVPTGAARVRVLLAAALGPLVTGYAVVATVLTLVTLTAERTVFSGFGVLLAAAPGWLAAHQVRLGIGGHPLGLLPLLPTLGAVALAARTASGAAQRLGCRSPREALPVFVTITGAHAVFGLVIAVCAQGSPVTANPLVACAVPGLLAAAASAVGIAASCGLPDFVAERLDPMALRGIRAGALGLALLLACGAAVFTVATAASWSTVADMYEPGLGNSFGLFLLSALYLPNAVTASLSFVTGPGFSIGPLNVGMFGYRGGTVPGVPILGGLPEHASAWWPALLVLPAATGVLVGWSLRKVDADPAQRIRTVAVAGAVVALGCVLLGTLSGGRLGDGPFDPVNVPVGVASVVAFCWIVIPGAFTAFFAGEHEPPAPPEALEDNEAFEDAEDVDADEAAEALEDFEDVEESEEDEEGPDEEDAEFEAEADAELGLDEAALSRESDASEDPSLSRESAAEHDEAVTGGTETCGDVEPGEADR
- the purN gene encoding phosphoribosylglycinamide formyltransferase; this encodes MELPTPVKLVVLASGSGTLLQALLDATGRSGFPAKVVAVGADRTGIEALTRAERLSIPAFTVRVADHPDRAAWDKALAEAVAAYQPDLVVSAGFMKILGEEFLGRFTVLNTHPALLPSFPGMHAVRDALAAGVKVTGSTVHFADAGVDTGPIIAQEAVVVDNDDDEDVLHERIKAVERRLLVETIERLGRGGCTVDGRKVTFREH
- the purH gene encoding bifunctional phosphoribosylaminoimidazolecarboxamide formyltransferase/IMP cyclohydrolase; the protein is MSTDLGRRPVRRALIGVSDKAGLLDLAAGLHAAGVEIVSTGGTAKAIADAGVPVTPVEQVTGFPESLDGRVKTLHPNVHAGLLADQGNPGHVEQLSTLGIAAFDLLVVNLYPFTQTVASGASPEDCVENIDIGGPAMVRAAAKNHGSVAVVVDPARYGWVLERVADGGFEFADRKRLAAQAYAHTAAYDTAVASWFANVYAPDEDSVDSGFPDFTGATWERADVLRYGENPHQKAALYKSQAPGLAHAEQLHGKAMSYNNFVDTDAARRAAFDFAEPAVAIIKHANPCGIAVGTDIAEAHRKAHACDPVSAYGGVIATNRPVSREAAEQIADVFTEVVLAPDFDAEALEILQRKKNIRLLKLPAIDRPSPIEFRPISGGVLVQTVDAIDAPGDDPASWTLATGTAADEQTLRDLEFAWRSLRAVKSNAILLAADGATVGVGMGQVNRVDSSRLAVSRAGDRAKGSVGASDAFFPFPDGLEVLVEAGVRAIVQPGGSVRDPEVIAAAEKAGVTMYLTGTRHFAH